The Castanea sativa cultivar Marrone di Chiusa Pesio chromosome 11, ASM4071231v1 genome contains a region encoding:
- the LOC142615390 gene encoding uncharacterized protein LOC142615390 — translation MSDIWSDMKQRAFINIIAYSPGGAVFMRSIDVSQERKTGFFLKQIFSAVIEEIGPNHVVQFITNNATNFESTGDMLIANCDYLLHLFDWRGFDHSKKDIAKDVASIIQSAEFWSQGQELLLVLEPLVRVLRLVDGDLSTTGYLYEAMEMAKETIKQHGTFTENREMKEGISFILENLVALEEKIEFMGQVQLFRMKLSSLFTETAMTMLKTSHPRIWWDFCGDRLPILQKYAIRILSQPCSSTSCERYWNASEAAQTKKRNRPTPKMLDDLVYVRMNTMMIEKFNTLEARDVEPIDLDKLNELPEHG, via the exons ATGTCAGACATATGGAGTGATATGAAACAAAGAGCTTTTATTAACATTATTGCATATTCTCCTGGGGGAGCAGTATTTATGCGTTCAATTGATGTTTCTCAAGAGAGAAAAACTGGATTTTTTCTCAAACAGATTTTTTCTGCAGTAATTGAAGAAATTGGGCCTAATCATGTTGTTCAGTTTATCACTAATAATGCCACAAATTTTGAGTCAACTGGAGACATGCTTATTG CGAATTGCGATTACTTGTTGCATCTTTTTGATTGGAGAGGATTTGATCATAGCAAAAAGGACATTGCTAAAGATGTTGCTAGTATCATTCAAAGTGCAGAATTTTGGAGTCAAGGACAAGAGCTGTTACTAGTGTTGGAGCCTTTGGTTCGAGTTCTTCGATTAGTTGATGGTGATTTGTCAACTACAGGATACTTATATGAAGCAATGGAAATGGCAAAAGAAACAATTAAGCAACA TGGGACATTTACTGAGAATCGTGAGATGAAAGAGGGAATAAGTTTTATACTAGAGAATTTGGTGGCTCTCGAAGAAAAGATAGAATTTATGGGACAAGTGCAACTTTTTCGCATGAAATTATCAAGTTTGTTTACTGAAACTGCAATGACAATGTTGAAAACATCTCATCCTA GAATATGGTGGGATTTCTGTGGTGATCGTCTTCCTATCTTACAAAAGTATGCCATTCGAATTTTGAGTCAACCATGTAGTTCTACCTCATGTGAACGTTATTGGAATGCATCTGAAGCAGCacaaacaaagaagagaaataggCCGACACCTAAGATGTTGGATGATTTGGTGTATGTAAGAATGAACACAATGATGATAGAGAAATTCAATACCTTAGAAGCTCGAGATGTAGAGCCGATCGATCTTGACAAGCTTAATGAGCTTCCTGAACATGGATAA